The region CGCGCCGGTGCGCGACCAGGTCGTGATCGCGACCAAGTTCGGGTGGGACATCCAGGGCGGACGGATGGTCGGGCTCAACAGCCGGCCCGACCAGATCCGAGCGGTCGCCGACGCGTCGCTGAAGCGCCTGCGCACCGACGTGATCGACCTGTTCTACCAGCACCGCGTCGACCCGGATGTGCCGATCGAAGACGTCGCCGGCACGGTGGGCGAGCTCGTCGCCGAGGGCAAGGTGCGCCACTTCGGACTCTCCGAAGCCTCGGCCGCAACCATCCGCCGCGCTCACGCGGCCTTCCCCGTGACGGCGCTGCAGAGCGAGTATTCGTTGTGGACGCGTGACCCCGAAGCGCAGGTGCTGCCCACCCTCGTCGAGCTCGGCATCGGCTTCGTGCCGTTCAGCCCGCTCGGCAAGGGGTTCCTCACCGGCACCGTCGACCAGTCGACGTCGTTCGCCGAGGGCGACGTGCGCTCCACCATCCCGCGATTCAGCGAGGAGAATCGCGCGGCGAACCAGGCGCTCGTCGAGCACGTGGCGGCATTGGCGTCGTCGAAGGATGCCTCACCCGGCCAGATCGCACTCGCGTGGCTGCTCGCGCAGCATCCGTCGATCGTCCCGATCCCCGGCACCCGTCGCACCGCCCGCGTCGTGGAGAACGCCGGATCGACCGCGGTCGCGCTGTCGGCCGACGAGATCGACGACCTCGACGCCCTCGCCCGGCGCGTGGGCGTGCAGGGCGACCGCTACAACGACCTGCACATGGGGTACGTCGACCGCTGACCGGTCACGGTCAGCCGGTCAGCCGGCCGCCGACACCGCCGCCCACGACACCGCCGGCAGGGTGAACGAGAGCACCCCGTCCTGCAGCGTGCACGGCATGCCGGTCGTCGTGACGCGCTCCGGATCGGCGAGCGTGTTGCGGGCATGGATGTCGTCGTCGGCGAGCAGCACGGTCTCGGCGACGGTCGTGACGTCGAGGTCGCCGAGGTCGATCGTGACGACGGCCTCGGAATCGAGCGAGCGGTTGACCGCGAAGATCGCAAGGGCCCCGGCTTCGGTATCCCACGTGGCGACGGCATCCACGAGTGGAGCGTCGCCGTACCGTGACGTCGGGGTCGTGGCGACGGTGACGTCGGGGCGCAGGACGACTCCCGACGCGAGGCGCGAGGTCGCGGCGAACGGGAAGAATGTCGTCTGCCGCCAGGCCGGTCCGCCGGGCTCGGTGGTGATCGGTGCGATGACATTGACGAGTTGGGCGAGTGACGCCGACGTGACGCGGTCGGCGTTCGCGAGCAGACGGATCAGGATGCTGCCGACCACGACGCCGTCGAGCACGCTGTAGACGTCTTCGAGCAGCCGCGGCGCGACCGGCCAGTCGCGAG is a window of Microbacterium terrae DNA encoding:
- a CDS encoding aldo/keto reductase is translated as MHKRTLGRDLEVSAIGLGCMGMSQSYGPNPGSRDEMIAVLRSAVDLGVTFFDTAEVYGPYVNEELVGEALAPVRDQVVIATKFGWDIQGGRMVGLNSRPDQIRAVADASLKRLRTDVIDLFYQHRVDPDVPIEDVAGTVGELVAEGKVRHFGLSEASAATIRRAHAAFPVTALQSEYSLWTRDPEAQVLPTLVELGIGFVPFSPLGKGFLTGTVDQSTSFAEGDVRSTIPRFSEENRAANQALVEHVAALASSKDASPGQIALAWLLAQHPSIVPIPGTRRTARVVENAGSTAVALSADEIDDLDALARRVGVQGDRYNDLHMGYVDR